gcaccactgcaccccagcctgggtgacagcaagtctctgtgtcaaaaaaaaaaaaaaaaaaaaattgtcaaattaaTTACCCTTCAGAAATTTGGTTCCTAATCTTGATACTCTCCAAAATTGGGTATAATTATGGatttcaaatctttaaaaaaaattttttttttcttgagacagagtctctgtcaccaagtctggagtgcagtggcacaatctcggctcactgcaacctccacctcccagatacccattaatggtagactggataaagaaaatgtggtacatatacaccatggaatactatgcacgcataaaaaagaacaagatcatgtcctctgcaggaacatagatggaactggaggccattatccttaacaaactgaggcaggaacagaaaaccaaatacagcatgttctcacttataagtggaagctaaataatgaaAACGCATGAAAAGAAAGAGGGTAACAATGGAcatggggcctacttgagggatGAGGGTGAGAAAAGGGAGaggtttaggaaaaaaaaaaacctgttgggTACTGTGCTTAGTGCCCACGTGATGacataatctgtacaccaaactcccaAGTTACCAGTTTACCTATGTACCAAActggcacatgtacccctgaactaaaataaaagttacattttttttaaatttaatgggCGACAAAACTTTGCCATACACTCACCAACAATGaacattatcatttttaattaaaccttttattttgagatacttgtagattcacatgcagttgtaagaaaacacagagggccaggcgtggtgtctcacgcctgtaatcccaatactttgggaagccaaggcaggtggatcacctgaggtcaggagttcgagaccagccggaccaacatagagaaatcccatctctactaaaaatagaaaattaggtgggcgtggtggcacgtgcttgtaatcccagctactcaggaggctgaggcatgagaattgcttgaactctggaggaggaggttgcggtgagccaagattttgccattgcattccagcctgggcaacaagagtgaaactccgtcaaaaaaaaaaaaaaaaaaaaatctcagcactctgggaggccgaagcgggtggatcatttgaggtcagcagttcaagaccagcctggccaacatggcgaaatcccatctctactaaaaatacaaatattagccgagtggtagtgacacgcacctgtaatcccagctactcaggaggctgaggcaggagaatggcttgagcctgggagaggtggaggttgtgatgagcctagattgcaccactgcactccagtctgggcgacagagtgagaccctgtctcaaaaaaaaaaaaaaagaaagaaagaaagaaaacacagagaaatccCAATTCCCTTTACTCACTTTCTCCCAATGGTGACATCTTGCAAAACCATAGTAAACATCTCAACTAGGATATTGACAATGATAAAGCAATATCCAGAACATTCTATCACCACAAAGTTTCCTCATGTTGCCCTTTTACAGCCACACTcacctctctcttgctcctgtccCCTACTTAAtacctggcaaccaccaatctgtggttcatttctataatttggtcatttcaagaatgttatagaAATGAAATGATATACTATGTAATATATTGGAATTGGTTTTTGTCACTCAGCATAATTCACTAAggattcatccaggttgctgcatttatcaatagttcattcctttttattgctgagtattatTTCATGGTATGGCTGTACAAATTTGTTTAACTGTTCATCCATTAAAagaatctggctgggcatggtggctcatgcctataatcccagcactttgggaggccaaggcgggaggatcacttgatgtcagaagttcaagaccagtctggtcaacatggtgaaatcccgtctctattaaaaatacaaaaattatccaggtgtgggagtgtgtgcctgtagtaccagctacttgggaggctgaggtacgagaatcactttgaacccaggaggcagaggttgcagcgagctgagatcacgccattgcactccagccttggcaacagagcgagactctgtctcaaaaacaaacaaacaaaaaaagaagctgaaaCAATAGGAAATTGGCTATATCAATTGTGATATATCCATAGGCTAGAATATTCTGTTGCCAGAGAGGTTGCATAAGGGCAGACTAAGGTGCTTGGACCTTCTCCTGAGACCAGCAGTCTCCAAAGTTTTGTTCATATGAACTTAACAGtacaaatattagcaaatatttcATTAGCTGATATCTCAAAGCACAATATACAGTTAGGATGAGAGTCATCACTAATTAATGAGAGGGCATGtaaattcatatttcttttctttttttttttgagacagagtcttgttctgtcgcccaggctggagtgcggtggtgcaatcgtggctcactgcaacctccacttcctgggttcaaacgattcttgtgcctcagcctcctgagtagctgagtttacggacgtgcgccaccatgtctggctaatttttgtatttttagtagatacagggtttcactatgttggccaggctggtctggatctcctgacctcaagcgatccactcgctccggcttccaaagtgctaggattacaggtgtgagccactgcgcctggcccgtaaattcatatttcaaagtgcctttttgatcattgttttctcaaattttattacATTCCTTACAACATGGCTGACAAAGACCAGCATTCATACTAGAAAGAGGTGACCTGTCAGCTGTGTCCTTTTCTACTTGTTTGCTCTGCTGGTAATTTTCACAGTATCTGGAACTTGCCATTTCTTTGCAGGAATATTTTGAAGCCATTTGTCTGTTTCATAGGACAACCTAGTAACATGATCCTACATTTAGTTAGACTGACACGACTCATTACACACTGCAATGCACTGCAGAATGCTGAAAGGGATGTGTGAGGACCCTGCTGCCCACCCCCCAGGCGTGGACCCTCATTCACTCAGGAAGTCTCTGCTTGACATCTGCCCTCATGACATTGGCTCTCAGACGGAGGTCAGATGTACAGATCAAGTGAGGCCAAAACATTTACTATGTCATACAagagcttaatttttattttatgtatttttttcgagacggagtctctctctgtcgcccaggctggagtgcagtggcccgatctctgctcactgcaagctccgcctcccgggttcatgcctttctcctgcctcagccttctgagtagctgggactataggcgcccgcccccaccccggctaattttttttctatttttagtagagatggggtttcaccgtgttagccagcatggtctcgatctcctgacctggtgatccgcctgcctccgcctcccaaagtgctgggattacaggcgtgagccacgcgccCGACCAGAAGaccttcttttctcatttttaggttaaaaaatgaatagaggccagacgtggtggctaacgcctgtaatcccagcactttgggaggtggaggctggcgggtcacctgaggtcaggagttcgagaccagcctgaccgacatggtgaaaccccgtctctactaaaaatacaaaattagacaggtgtggtggcacatgcctgtaatcccagctactcgggaggctgaggcaggagaatcgcttgaatccgggaggcggaggttggagtgaactgagatcatgccactgcactctagcctgggcaacaagagtaaaactctgtctcaaaaaaggaaaaacaaaattagccgggtgtggtggtgcgtgcctgtaatcctagttactcgggaggctgagataggagaattacttgaaccggggaggcagaggttgcagccagactagatggtgccactgcactccagcatgggcaacagagcgagactccattaaaaaaaaaaaattcaggggaaaaaagcaattaaaaaaaccataactataaaaataatacaaattacaaaACAACTATTTGCatgaacatttacattttattagttaTAAGTAATGTAGATATGATTAAACTGTGTGGGCGAATGTGCGTAGGTTATATGCCAATACTACCTCATTTTATACGAGGGATTTGAGCATAGAAGGATTTTGGAGTCCACaggggtcctgaaaccaatcccctCTTCCCATGCCTAGGGATGACTGAATTATACAGCAGCAAAAATGAATATACTCAAGCTATATGCATGAGTCTCACAAATACAATGCTCACAGAAAAAAGTAAGTTGCAGAAGGGTAAATACGGTTGATACATAAAGGTTTTAAACACAGAAAGAACTGTTTAATGACATACGGATGCAGTAAAAGTATAAGAAATGTATGCAAACTTATTTAAATTCAGGGTGGTGGTTACATGGAGTAAGGCGAATGTTTGGGATGTCAGTAGGTACCTGACAAATGacaactttacttttttttttttttttttgagatagggtcttgctctttcgcccagactggagtgctgtagTGGGATGATAGCTCACGCAGCCTCGatctccaggctcaagcgatcctccctcccgcctcagcgtcccaagtagctgggactacaagcgcgcaccaccacgcccggctaattaaaaaaattttttttgtagagatgaggtctcactatattgcccaggctggtcttgaactcctgggctcaagcgatcctcccgccttggcctcccaaagtgctggctgggatcacaggcgtgagcgaccgccCCTGGCCTGCAACTTTACTTATAATAATCTATGTGGTAGGTGTCATTTGGCCCATTTTAccggaaattgaggctcagggaaATGAACTGGCGTAATTTCAGTTCCGCTGGGTTTTAACACTGAATTAACTGGCTGAACCTGCGAGAGGACGGCCGGGCTGGCTCTCAGGCCTCTCCCAGCGCTCCCTTCCGGACCGGGGAGTGAGACTCCTGCCCCGCCCTGCGCGTTGGGCCCCGCCCCAGCGGCTCATGAATATGCAAGTCCGAGGAAGATATTTAAAGGCGCCGGCGCCACGCGTATATCCCTACCCGGCGCCGCCCGCCTAGTGCGTGTCCGTAGACTGAGGCCCAGCCCCCTTCGCCTGTTTCTATCACGAGCGCCTCCAGCATGTCTGACAAACTGCCCTACAAAGTCGGTGAGTTCCAGGACCTGCAGCCGGTTGCTGCCGCTCGGCACCCGCCCGGAGCTTGTTCGTGGCGGGGGCTGCAGGGCCGACTCGGGGCGCTCTGGACCCCTGGAATCGCAGGTTCGGCGCGTTTCTGGCCGCGCGCAGCCACCTGGAAGTTGGAGTTCTCGCGCGGCCGTGAGAGGGCCGTTACGGGTGGCCGCGGACTACAAGTCCCAGCATGCCCCGCGACGCCGGGGCTGCCGCGCGGGCTGAGAGCCGCAAACGGGCGGCGTGCTCCGTGGGAGAGCACACCTGGCCGCGGCCTGGGACGGCTGGCACCTGCCGGACCGTGCTCAGGGGGCCTACGCCCGGCCTCCTGGGCCTGGACCGGACCCTGTCCAGCTGGGCGGCCCCGACGAGGTTCcacccctctctgggcctcctaCAGGGACGACGAGGGCACTGGTGCCCCGGAAGGTGTATGAAAAGAGGCCTGGAAAGCGAGCCCCAGGCCGGCTCCGGTCCTTTCCCCTGGGACTTTGGGCCAGTTACCCAAACTGTGGGGTCCCCCACCCCGCCAGCAGGGGCAGCCTTGCAGAAATCTTGAAAATTTGGAGTGGTTAGAAAAATCCTGCTGTCCCACCGATTGAAGTGTGATACAGGGATAGTTAAACGTTTACTTAGCGTTTCCTGTGGGATCGGCCCTGCCTTCTAGGTTTATTTTAGTCTTATGGCTCTGTAGGGAAGCTGTTCTCGTTTTATAATGAGAATCCTGAGGCAGAGGTAACTTGCCCTCAGTCTTACAGCTGGTGGTGATGGAGCAAGATTGGAACGCAGGCCATCTAGACCTCTGAGCGTACCCTTTCACCACTGTGTGCAAGCGAATACACGCGGAACAATCCTAATGAATTTTCAGCAAAAACCAGTTCAGTCTGGCTAGTAGCTTTTCAAGTAACTTGGACACTAttagaccgggtgtggtggctcacccctgtaatccccgcactttgggaggc
This genomic interval from Theropithecus gelada isolate Dixy chromosome 10, Tgel_1.0, whole genome shotgun sequence contains the following:
- the LOC112632653 gene encoding uncharacterized protein LOC112632653 encodes the protein MPRDAGAAARAESRKRAACSVGEHTWPRPGTAGTCRTVLRGPTPGLLGLDRTLSSWAAPTRFHPSLGLLQGRRGHWCPGRCMKRGLESEPQAGSGPFPWDFGPVTQTVGSPTPPAGAALQKS